Proteins encoded together in one Halothermothrix orenii H 168 window:
- a CDS encoding metal-sensitive transcriptional regulator, whose protein sequence is MNSINDETKKDLLNRLRRIEGQVRGIQKMIEQDKYCVDILTQVVAVRGALKKVGLMVLDEHTHGCVQRAIKDDEGEKIIDELMVVFSKFTD, encoded by the coding sequence ATGAATTCTATAAATGATGAAACAAAAAAAGATTTATTGAACAGGTTAAGGCGAATCGAGGGGCAGGTCAGGGGTATACAAAAAATGATAGAACAGGACAAGTACTGTGTTGATATATTAACACAGGTAGTTGCCGTAAGAGGTGCTTTAAAGAAAGTCGGGTTAATGGTTTTAGATGAACACACCCATGGTTGTGTGCAGCGGGCTATAAAAGACGATGAGGGTGAAAAAATTATCGATGAACTAATGGTAGTTTTTTCTAAATTTACAGATTAA
- a CDS encoding SoxR reducing system RseC family protein, translating into MEELGKVIKTEGDKLTVKIIRRSACSKCGHKCGLAGAHEVDEIEVEVDNTVGAKEGQVVKLEMGEQPLVVASMLVYLLPIISLIAGYFITFSLVKALGFKPSEAAGVIGSIIFFILSFYLLKVVDKFLSFNRKYHPRVSEIVE; encoded by the coding sequence TTGGAAGAGCTCGGAAAGGTAATCAAGACTGAAGGTGATAAACTTACTGTAAAGATTATCCGCAGGTCAGCCTGCAGTAAGTGTGGTCATAAATGTGGTCTTGCTGGAGCCCATGAAGTGGATGAAATAGAAGTAGAGGTAGATAACACAGTCGGGGCTAAAGAGGGTCAGGTTGTAAAACTGGAAATGGGAGAACAGCCTCTCGTGGTCGCTTCAATGCTGGTATATCTTTTACCTATTATATCTCTTATAGCAGGTTATTTTATAACCTTTTCCCTGGTTAAAGCCCTGGGTTTTAAACCTTCTGAAGCCGCTGGTGTGATTGGTTCAATTATCTTTTTCATTTTGTCATTTTATCTTCTGAAAGTGGTAGACAAATTTTTAAGTTTTAATCGTAAATACCACCCCCGGGTCAGTGAGATTGTAGAATAA
- a CDS encoding heavy-metal-associated domain-containing protein, whose translation MEDKKIVLKVEGMKCDNCRDNVEKALKEVEGVEHVDTDLTTGEVKVLCEEKTGIDSLKRAIKKAGYKVK comes from the coding sequence GTGGAGGATAAAAAAATTGTCCTTAAAGTTGAAGGGATGAAGTGTGATAATTGTAGGGATAATGTTGAGAAAGCACTGAAGGAAGTTGAAGGTGTTGAACATGTTGATACTGATTTAACCACGGGTGAGGTTAAGGTTTTATGTGAAGAAAAAACAGGAATTGATAGTCTGAAAAGAGCTATAAAAAAAGCCGGATATAAAGTGAAATAA
- the feoB gene encoding ferrous iron transport protein B — translation MDCCDISHKIPIPENDKKIVLVGNPNVGKSIFFNAFTGIYVSVSNYPGTTLDISTGKYKDYVIIDTPGVYGVSSFNDEERVARDVILSADIVVNIVDALHLERDLFLTQQIIDMNIPVIVALNMMDEAIKNGLNIDVKALSKELGVPVIPTVAINGSGLDEVKESIDRATRGHTTLDDNLRLKNLLYDLSDKIGRQAALLVLEGDPYVSQMYGVKALDYREEIYTRRRERVNEIIRQTVSKKEKAPGFKEKLGSIMLNPLGGIPLLFLTLYALYQLIGVFVAQTVVGFTEEILFLGIYEPFIIEFISRFIEPSSFLGQLLIGEFGVLTMAVTYIFGLLLPLVVGFYLFLSILEDSGYMPRIAVLVDRVLNYLGLNGRAIIPMLLGFGCVTMATITTRLLGSRRERIIAIFLLGLAIPCSAQLGVIAGLIAPLGFNYLLTYIATITVVYVIAGTALNKVLPGKSTDLLIDLPPLRVPIIKNVLKKTLVKSKSFIKEAGPIFVLGSIVITLLQTTGTLPAIQNMVAPVTEGLLKLPPESATAFIMGIVRRDFGAAGLNSMSLSSDQTLVALITLTLFVPCIAAMMIMIKERNWKEAVLIWLGSWVTAFGVGGLIAYIL, via the coding sequence ATGGATTGCTGTGATATAAGCCATAAAATACCTATACCTGAAAATGATAAAAAAATAGTTTTAGTAGGAAACCCCAATGTCGGGAAGTCCATTTTTTTTAATGCATTTACTGGAATATATGTCAGTGTTTCCAATTACCCTGGTACAACCCTTGACATAAGTACAGGCAAGTATAAAGATTATGTCATAATTGATACTCCTGGTGTCTACGGGGTTTCATCCTTTAATGATGAAGAAAGGGTAGCCCGGGATGTAATTCTGTCAGCCGACATAGTGGTAAACATAGTTGATGCCCTTCATCTGGAACGGGATTTATTTTTGACCCAGCAGATAATAGATATGAACATTCCAGTTATTGTAGCCCTGAATATGATGGATGAGGCTATCAAGAATGGCCTTAACATAGATGTGAAAGCTTTATCTAAAGAACTGGGAGTTCCGGTGATCCCTACTGTTGCCATAAATGGCTCAGGGCTTGATGAAGTCAAAGAATCTATAGACAGGGCAACCAGGGGTCACACAACACTTGATGATAATTTAAGGTTAAAAAATTTATTATATGATTTAAGTGACAAAATAGGCAGACAGGCTGCTTTGCTTGTCCTGGAAGGGGATCCATATGTATCGCAAATGTACGGGGTTAAAGCACTTGATTATCGGGAAGAAATCTATACCAGGAGAAGAGAAAGAGTTAATGAAATTATTAGACAGACAGTAAGTAAGAAAGAAAAAGCTCCCGGGTTTAAGGAGAAACTGGGAAGTATAATGCTAAACCCTTTAGGTGGAATACCGCTATTATTTTTAACATTATATGCCCTTTACCAGTTGATCGGGGTGTTTGTTGCCCAGACGGTGGTTGGCTTTACGGAAGAGATTCTTTTTCTTGGTATCTATGAGCCTTTTATTATAGAATTTATATCCCGGTTTATTGAACCGTCTTCTTTTCTGGGGCAGCTGTTGATAGGTGAATTTGGTGTTCTGACTATGGCTGTAACCTATATCTTTGGATTATTATTGCCCCTTGTGGTTGGTTTTTACTTATTTCTTTCAATCCTTGAGGATTCGGGATATATGCCCCGGATTGCTGTTCTGGTAGACAGGGTTCTGAATTACCTGGGGTTAAATGGCCGGGCGATAATACCAATGCTTCTCGGTTTTGGATGTGTCACCATGGCTACCATAACTACCAGACTCCTTGGGTCCAGACGGGAGAGGATAATTGCTATATTTTTGCTGGGTCTGGCTATTCCCTGTTCAGCACAGCTGGGTGTAATTGCCGGTCTGATAGCGCCTCTTGGATTCAATTATCTGTTAACATATATTGCAACTATTACGGTTGTTTATGTAATAGCAGGAACGGCTTTAAATAAAGTATTACCTGGAAAATCAACTGATTTACTGATAGACTTACCCCCTTTAAGGGTTCCAATAATTAAAAATGTCCTAAAAAAGACCCTGGTCAAATCAAAGTCTTTTATAAAAGAGGCTGGTCCCATATTTGTGCTGGGTTCAATCGTCATTACTTTATTACAGACAACAGGAACTCTTCCTGCCATTCAAAATATGGTAGCTCCAGTTACAGAAGGTCTATTGAAGTTGCCCCCTGAATCTGCCACCGCTTTTATTATGGGGATTGTCAGGAGAGACTTTGGGGCAGCGGGGTTAAACAGTATGAGTCTCAGTTCTGATCAGACACTGGTAGCCTTAATTACTCTAACCCTTTTTGTACCCTGTATTGCAGCCATGATGATTATGATAAAGGAGAGAAACTGGAAAGAAGCTGTTCTTATCTGGCTTGGGAGCTGGGTTACAGCCTTTGGAGTCGGGGGGCTTATTGCCTATATATTATAA
- a CDS encoding FeoA family protein → MTLADVRRGDKFKIVKIPDKKIRAQALRFGISEGARLICGEKVPGGPVVLKCNMQEIAIGRRLAQEIRVKKQEG, encoded by the coding sequence TTGACACTTGCTGATGTCAGGAGAGGGGATAAGTTTAAAATAGTTAAAATTCCTGATAAAAAAATAAGGGCTCAGGCTTTGAGGTTTGGAATATCAGAAGGGGCCCGGCTTATCTGTGGCGAAAAGGTACCGGGTGGCCCTGTAGTCCTTAAATGCAATATGCAGGAGATAGCAATTGGAAGAAGATTAGCCCAGGAGATAAGGGTAAAAAAACAGGAAGGGTGA
- the leuS gene encoding leucine--tRNA ligase, which produces MKGYYNFADIEKKWQDKWEKDGLYKTQEETDKDNYYVLEMFPYPSGNLHMGHVRVYSIGDVIARFKRMNGYNVLHPMGWDAFGLPAENAAIKHGNIHPQDWTWDNIKNMKKQMKSLGLSYDWDREVTTAKEDYYKWTQWFFVKMFKKGLAYKKKAAVNWCPGCETVLANEQVVNNACERCGTEVEEKELEQWFFKITNYAERLLEDHKLLQNWPEKVKIMQRNWIGRSEGMRIKFPVKGSSEEIEVFTTRPDTIFGATYMVLAPEHPLVEKLISGTEKEKEVRQFIDRVKKQKEMERTSPESEKEGLFTGAYAINPMTGEEIPIMIANYVLMGYGTGAIMAVPAHDQRDFDFARKYDLPIRVVIQPEEREEELKDTDLNEAYEGSGHLINSDKYNGLTVKEAFDVMAEDMEKEGIGKREVNYRLRDWLISRQRYWGTPIPIVYCEKCGTVPVPEEELPVVLPRDVEFSPTGESPLAKVDEFVNTTCPVCGGKARRETDTMDTFVDSSWYFLRYTDPKNDKLPFSKENAKKWFPVDQYIGGIEHAILHLLYARFFTKVIYDMDMIDSVEPFTNWLAQGMVLKDGAKMSKSKGNVVDPEDILDRFGADTARLFILFAAPPEKDLEWSDRGVEGAERFLNRVWRLVADNIKEIKNTDQASLDVNSFNKNEKDLYRNLHVTIKRVTEDIGERLNFNTAISAIMELTNATYQYLNGVEKVNYTLIKDIIEKMLLILAPFAPHMTEELWSELGNDESIHIQKWPGYEEKALKKDEVTIVVQVNGKVRDKLQVSADIDEDKLKEQVLELPRIQKYTEGKEIVKTIIIPKKLVNIVVK; this is translated from the coding sequence CCAGGAGGAGACTGATAAGGATAATTATTATGTCCTGGAGATGTTTCCTTATCCCTCGGGTAATTTGCATATGGGCCATGTGAGGGTATACTCAATCGGGGATGTAATTGCCAGGTTTAAGAGGATGAATGGATATAATGTATTGCACCCCATGGGCTGGGATGCCTTTGGACTTCCGGCTGAAAATGCAGCCATAAAGCATGGTAATATCCATCCTCAGGACTGGACCTGGGATAATATAAAGAATATGAAAAAACAGATGAAATCTCTTGGTCTAAGTTATGACTGGGACCGGGAGGTTACAACAGCCAAAGAAGATTATTATAAGTGGACCCAATGGTTTTTTGTTAAAATGTTTAAAAAGGGCCTGGCTTATAAAAAGAAGGCAGCTGTAAACTGGTGTCCCGGTTGTGAAACTGTTCTGGCCAATGAGCAGGTAGTTAATAATGCCTGTGAACGTTGTGGTACTGAAGTTGAAGAAAAGGAACTGGAGCAGTGGTTTTTTAAGATAACGAATTATGCAGAAAGGTTGCTTGAAGACCACAAACTGTTACAGAACTGGCCAGAAAAGGTTAAAATAATGCAGAGAAACTGGATTGGACGCAGTGAAGGTATGAGGATTAAGTTCCCCGTAAAGGGAAGCAGTGAAGAAATTGAAGTTTTCACGACCAGACCAGATACTATTTTCGGGGCTACTTATATGGTACTGGCTCCGGAGCATCCCCTTGTGGAAAAATTAATTTCCGGAACCGAAAAGGAGAAGGAAGTCCGTCAATTCATAGACAGGGTTAAAAAACAAAAAGAAATGGAGAGAACGTCTCCGGAGTCAGAAAAAGAAGGTTTGTTTACCGGTGCCTATGCTATCAACCCCATGACCGGAGAAGAAATACCGATTATGATCGCCAATTATGTTTTGATGGGGTATGGTACCGGTGCCATAATGGCTGTTCCTGCCCATGACCAGCGGGATTTTGATTTTGCCCGCAAGTATGACCTTCCCATCAGGGTTGTAATCCAGCCTGAAGAAAGGGAAGAGGAGTTGAAAGATACCGATCTCAATGAGGCTTACGAAGGCTCCGGGCATCTGATTAATTCAGATAAGTACAATGGTCTGACGGTTAAAGAAGCCTTTGATGTGATGGCTGAAGATATGGAAAAAGAGGGTATTGGTAAGAGAGAAGTAAATTATCGTTTAAGGGACTGGTTGATTTCCAGACAGCGTTACTGGGGAACCCCTATTCCTATTGTTTATTGTGAAAAATGTGGTACAGTGCCTGTTCCGGAAGAAGAGCTCCCGGTTGTTTTACCTAGAGACGTAGAATTTAGTCCGACCGGAGAATCACCACTGGCCAAAGTTGATGAATTTGTAAACACAACGTGTCCTGTATGTGGGGGTAAAGCCAGACGTGAAACTGATACCATGGATACTTTTGTGGATTCTTCATGGTACTTCCTGAGGTATACTGATCCCAAAAACGATAAACTTCCTTTCAGCAAAGAAAATGCTAAAAAGTGGTTCCCGGTAGATCAATATATAGGTGGTATAGAACATGCAATTCTGCACCTTCTTTATGCCCGGTTCTTTACTAAAGTCATCTATGATATGGATATGATAGATTCAGTGGAGCCTTTTACCAACTGGCTGGCTCAGGGAATGGTATTGAAAGATGGAGCCAAAATGTCCAAATCTAAAGGTAATGTAGTTGATCCTGAAGATATTCTGGATCGTTTTGGGGCTGATACTGCCAGGTTATTTATTCTGTTTGCCGCTCCACCGGAAAAAGACCTTGAATGGAGTGACCGGGGTGTAGAAGGGGCTGAAAGGTTTTTAAACAGGGTCTGGCGCCTGGTTGCCGACAATATAAAGGAAATAAAGAATACAGACCAGGCATCCCTGGATGTTAATTCTTTTAATAAAAATGAAAAAGATCTTTACCGGAATCTCCATGTAACGATAAAAAGAGTTACTGAAGATATTGGAGAGAGGTTAAATTTTAATACAGCCATCAGTGCTATTATGGAGTTGACCAATGCTACCTATCAGTATCTTAACGGAGTAGAAAAGGTTAACTATACATTGATTAAAGATATAATAGAAAAGATGCTATTAATTCTGGCTCCCTTCGCTCCCCATATGACTGAAGAACTATGGAGTGAGCTTGGTAATGATGAGAGTATTCATATTCAAAAGTGGCCTGGATATGAAGAAAAGGCTCTGAAAAAAGATGAGGTAACCATTGTAGTTCAGGTAAATGGTAAAGTAAGGGATAAACTACAGGTTTCTGCCGATATAGATGAGGATAAATTAAAAGAACAAGTACTTGAACTTCCTCGAATTCAAAAATATACTGAAGGTAAAGAGATTGTTAAGACTATAATTATACCGAAAAAGCTGGTTAATATAGTAGTAAAGTAA